The Fibrobacter sp. genome includes a region encoding these proteins:
- a CDS encoding GDP-L-fucose synthase: protein MDTKSSIFITGHKGLVGSAIDRALSSMGYNNILRRSHSELDLTNQAAVEKFFKEERPEYVFLAAAKVGGIYANNTYPAEFAFSNMQIQCNIVNSAWKYGTKKLLFLGSSCIYPKFAPQPIRESELLSGPLEETNKAYALAKIAGIIMCQSYNRQYGTNFISVMPTNLYGPNDNYHPENSHVLPALIRRFHEAKMNKAPYVTIWGTGSVLREFLYSDDLADACIFLMQSYDDDEIINIGSGEEISIKNLARLVKETVGYEGEVRFDTSKPDGTPRKLLDCSKLNSLGWKPRISMREGLRLACDDFVKRHSK from the coding sequence ATGGATACAAAATCATCAATTTTTATTACGGGACATAAGGGTCTTGTGGGATCTGCAATTGACAGAGCCCTTAGTTCAATGGGGTATAATAATATCCTGAGGCGGAGCCATTCTGAACTCGATCTGACCAATCAGGCGGCAGTAGAGAAGTTTTTTAAAGAGGAGAGGCCGGAGTATGTATTTCTTGCTGCAGCCAAGGTGGGTGGAATTTATGCCAACAACACTTATCCGGCCGAGTTTGCCTTCAGCAATATGCAGATTCAGTGCAACATTGTCAATTCAGCCTGGAAATATGGCACTAAAAAGCTTCTCTTCCTTGGTTCTTCCTGTATTTACCCCAAGTTCGCGCCTCAGCCGATAAGGGAGAGCGAGCTCCTTTCCGGGCCTCTTGAAGAGACCAACAAGGCCTATGCTTTGGCAAAAATAGCGGGTATTATCATGTGTCAAAGCTATAACCGTCAGTACGGTACCAATTTTATCAGTGTCATGCCAACAAACCTCTATGGGCCAAATGACAATTACCATCCGGAAAACTCCCATGTCCTTCCAGCCCTGATAAGACGTTTTCACGAGGCCAAAATGAACAAGGCTCCTTATGTCACAATCTGGGGTACCGGCTCTGTGCTTCGGGAATTTCTTTATTCTGATGATCTGGCAGATGCGTGTATATTTCTGATGCAGAGCTATGATGACGATGAGATCATCAATATTGGATCAGGGGAAGAGATATCGATCAAGAATCTTGCCAGACTGGTCAAAGAGACTGTGGGATACGAGGGTGAGGTAAGATTTGATACGAGCAAACCTGATGGCACTCCCAGGAAACTGCTTGACTGCTCAAAGCTCAATTCGCTGGGGTGGAAACCTCGAATTTCCATGAGGGAGGGATTGAGGCTGGCCTGTGATGATTTTGTCAAGAGACATTCTAAATAG